A window of Pedobacter lusitanus contains these coding sequences:
- a CDS encoding LytTR family DNA-binding domain-containing protein, giving the protein MSVIISLRISSVFKMALESRFSLLNTSREKNIFILITFVFSLVFVDTFIPFNIDKWYDLSQLSLFEIVCAFSIFGALTLVFTQYGLRKWLHLNKLTCSQYVLWVIGEMMILSTVMLAIDWLLNKHPDLTVNYYLITFKYTLLIAIIPYVISLLVLFALQKHQLARLLSKLKDSAPLSAYMPIEDEKGKVVLTLHPDHLLLVKSEDNYVDVYYLLGGKVKKELVRTTLKKIEERSDYPGLIRVHRSYAVNVKHVSSSRKTAKGYLLQFDVLPDLQIPVSATYQKQFSAFPFTP; this is encoded by the coding sequence ATGTCTGTAATCATATCTTTAAGGATTAGTTCTGTATTTAAAATGGCTCTGGAAAGTCGTTTTTCTTTATTGAATACCTCCAGAGAAAAGAATATATTTATCCTGATCACATTTGTGTTCAGTCTGGTTTTTGTGGATACATTCATTCCTTTTAATATCGACAAGTGGTATGATTTAAGCCAGCTGTCATTATTTGAAATTGTCTGTGCATTTTCAATCTTCGGAGCTTTAACCCTGGTTTTTACGCAATACGGATTAAGGAAATGGCTGCATCTGAACAAGCTGACCTGTTCTCAGTATGTGTTATGGGTGATTGGTGAAATGATGATTTTATCAACCGTTATGCTGGCAATTGACTGGCTGCTCAATAAACATCCGGACTTAACTGTCAATTATTATCTGATCACCTTTAAGTATACCTTGCTGATCGCTATTATTCCCTATGTAATTTCTCTGCTTGTGCTGTTTGCATTGCAAAAGCATCAGCTTGCCCGGCTCCTCTCCAAATTGAAAGATTCCGCGCCGCTTTCAGCTTATATGCCAATAGAAGATGAAAAGGGAAAGGTTGTTTTAACACTGCATCCGGATCACCTGTTACTCGTTAAATCAGAAGATAATTATGTGGATGTTTATTATTTGCTGGGTGGAAAAGTGAAAAAAGAACTGGTGCGGACTACACTGAAGAAGATTGAAGAACGATCTGATTATCCGGGGCTGATCAGAGTTCACCGTTCTTATGCTGTTAATGTAAAACATGTTTCATCCTCCAGGAAAACAGCCAAGGGTTATCTGCTGCAATTTGATGTTTTACCAGATCTGCAGATTCCGGTATCAGCTACTTATCAAAAACAATTTTCGGCTTTCCCATTCACCCCATAA
- a CDS encoding TonB-dependent receptor: MKKNVLCLLLFSTFIFADLKAQVIRGNLKNEVTGEPAYAVSIHVKNSTEGTYSDDRGRFQLTVKKKPPITLLISSIGFEAKEVLVQNFNAVLEITLKPTSILGQEVVVSASRVVQKKLSSPVTIEQINSKEISGSPQLNYMDMIQGLKGVDVTVSGIGFTSISTRGFNTSGNTNFTQIVDGMDNQAPGLNFPLGSAISLTQLDVDNIEILSGASSALYGSRGLNGTMVMSGKNPFKYQGLSALITQGINHVGGGNSKDPVGVSPYYDWTIRYAKKVSEKLAFKVNVQYTQAKDWVATDSTNKNGIGTRFTDPNYNGVNYYGGATSTDINPFLQGALAGNPALAPIIEPLLAKPNYISRTGYPEYGYLDNKARMLKLNAELRYKINPKLEAILSGTYGTGNVVYTNDTRYQLKDFKVGQYRLELKSDRWFVRGYTTQENSGHTIIAGPTAQYINEAWKTSYDGNTGGWYPEYTSALLGALAGGAALNDAHLAARAFADQGRVALGSPEFNALKDKITGTPVSEGGTLFLDRSKLYNAEGQYNFSELVKFMSVIAGVNWRLYSLDSKNTLFPDKDKPIHVKEYSAYLQLAKKVAQDRLNISTSFRYDKNTLFSSPKVTSRASLVYEVAKEKFIRFSYQNAYSFPSNIQALQNTLNGYNSYASGGSSFLLNDTYHFDKNPPYTLESVSAYQQSGDATVLKKFAYSDIKPQSVNAFELGYAALIGKRVLFDVLGYFSTWKNFIGYANVANTPGTNDVTAFKDHSTYVQYNIAFNGGQTVNTYGYAASVSVDLSHNFMAKVNYFSDHLKNKNDTQVNNFNTPGYHINMEFGNNGFGKKEVWSFSTALRYKPGYFYVVTGGLAEGQVPSSAVIDAQVSYKLIKARSAIKLGATNITNKYYSTGVANPNIGAVYYMTYAYNVL; the protein is encoded by the coding sequence ATGAAAAAAAACGTGTTATGCTTGCTGTTGTTCTCCACTTTTATTTTTGCTGATTTAAAAGCGCAGGTCATCAGAGGGAATCTTAAAAACGAGGTCACCGGGGAACCTGCCTATGCTGTATCTATTCATGTGAAAAATTCGACTGAAGGTACTTATTCCGACGATCGGGGAAGATTTCAGTTAACTGTGAAAAAGAAGCCTCCCATTACACTGCTTATTTCTTCTATAGGTTTTGAAGCAAAAGAAGTGCTGGTGCAGAATTTTAATGCTGTGCTTGAAATCACACTCAAACCCACCTCGATATTAGGGCAGGAAGTTGTGGTGTCTGCAAGCCGGGTTGTACAGAAAAAACTATCCTCTCCGGTTACCATTGAGCAAATCAACAGCAAGGAGATCTCAGGATCGCCACAGCTCAATTATATGGATATGATACAGGGGCTGAAAGGGGTGGATGTAACTGTGTCGGGTATTGGTTTTACGAGTATCTCTACCAGAGGCTTTAATACCAGCGGGAATACGAATTTCACACAAATTGTAGATGGAATGGATAATCAGGCTCCGGGACTCAATTTTCCGCTGGGTTCTGCGATCAGTTTAACACAGCTTGATGTAGATAATATTGAAATACTTTCGGGGGCTTCCTCTGCATTGTACGGCTCAAGAGGGTTAAATGGTACGATGGTCATGTCGGGTAAAAATCCGTTTAAATATCAGGGACTAAGTGCGCTGATAACGCAGGGAATTAACCATGTTGGCGGGGGGAACAGTAAAGATCCTGTAGGCGTGTCTCCTTATTATGACTGGACTATCCGCTATGCGAAAAAGGTCAGCGAAAAACTGGCTTTTAAGGTCAATGTTCAATATACACAGGCTAAAGACTGGGTAGCGACAGATTCTACCAATAAAAATGGAATCGGAACAAGGTTTACTGACCCCAATTATAATGGGGTAAATTATTATGGTGGAGCGACCTCTACAGATATTAACCCTTTTTTACAGGGGGCTTTAGCTGGAAATCCTGCGCTGGCGCCAATAATTGAACCCTTACTGGCTAAACCTAATTATATTTCCAGAACAGGTTATCCGGAATATGGCTATCTGGATAATAAAGCGAGAATGCTAAAGCTTAATGCTGAGCTCAGGTATAAGATTAATCCAAAACTGGAAGCTATTTTATCAGGTACTTATGGTACGGGGAATGTGGTTTATACCAATGATACCCGTTATCAGCTTAAAGATTTTAAAGTAGGGCAGTACAGACTGGAGTTGAAAAGTGACAGGTGGTTTGTCAGGGGATACACGACGCAGGAAAATTCCGGGCACACGATTATTGCCGGGCCAACCGCCCAGTATATCAATGAAGCCTGGAAGACAAGTTATGATGGTAATACGGGTGGCTGGTATCCGGAATATACCTCCGCACTGTTAGGTGCACTGGCGGGTGGGGCAGCATTAAATGATGCACACCTCGCTGCCAGAGCTTTTGCTGATCAGGGCCGGGTGGCACTCGGCAGCCCGGAATTTAATGCGCTAAAGGATAAGATTACCGGTACGCCTGTTTCTGAAGGCGGGACACTGTTTCTGGATCGCAGTAAACTGTATAATGCAGAGGGACAGTATAATTTTTCAGAGCTGGTAAAGTTTATGAGTGTGATTGCCGGAGTGAACTGGAGACTGTACAGTTTAGATAGTAAAAACACCCTTTTTCCGGATAAGGATAAACCTATTCATGTAAAAGAATATAGTGCATACCTCCAGCTGGCAAAGAAAGTAGCTCAGGACAGGCTGAATATCAGTACCTCTTTCAGATATGATAAAAACACTTTGTTTTCTTCTCCTAAGGTGACCTCGAGGGCATCTTTGGTTTATGAGGTTGCCAAAGAGAAATTTATCAGATTCTCTTACCAGAATGCATATAGTTTCCCTTCCAATATTCAGGCTTTACAGAATACACTGAATGGTTATAATAGCTATGCTTCGGGCGGATCTTCTTTTTTATTAAATGACACTTATCATTTTGATAAAAATCCTCCCTATACGCTGGAAAGTGTTTCTGCTTATCAGCAATCCGGCGACGCTACGGTCTTAAAGAAGTTTGCCTACAGTGATATTAAACCTCAGTCTGTAAATGCGTTTGAACTGGGGTATGCAGCATTGATCGGGAAGAGGGTATTGTTTGATGTATTAGGGTATTTCTCTACCTGGAAGAACTTTATCGGTTATGCGAATGTAGCGAATACGCCGGGTACGAATGATGTAACAGCTTTTAAAGATCATAGTACGTATGTGCAGTACAATATCGCTTTTAATGGTGGTCAGACAGTGAATACGTATGGTTATGCGGCGAGCGTAAGTGTTGACCTGTCACATAACTTTATGGCAAAGGTCAATTACTTCTCAGATCATCTGAAAAATAAGAATGATACTCAGGTTAATAATTTTAATACGCCAGGTTATCATATCAATATGGAGTTTGGGAATAATGGCTTTGGTAAAAAAGAGGTCTGGTCTTTCAGCACAGCGCTGCGTTATAAACCAGGTTATTTCTATGTAGTGACCGGAGGTCTGGCTGAAGGTCAGGTGCCCTCTTCAGCTGTAATTGATGCTCAGGTAAGTTATAAATTGATAAAAGCCCGTTCGGCGATAAAACTTGGAGCAACGAATATTACCAATAAATACTATTCTACAGGGGTTGCCAATCCGAATATCGGGGCAGTGTATTATATGACCTATGCTTATAACGTATTATAA
- a CDS encoding aldehyde dehydrogenase family protein has product MTSIINSVFEAQQKNKYTLRLSTATERIDKLHLLKSAIAEHEEEVYAALQRDLRKSKFEAAVTELIFTYSEIDFAIKNLRNWMQPKYAGKSIASLLARNRIYYEPKGVCLIISPWNYPFQLLMSPLTSAIAAGNCVILKPSEFSAATSAVIAKIIRKVFNKNEVACFEGDDSVSKTLLTLPFDHIFFTGSTVVGKIVMKAAAEHLTSVTLELGGKSPVIIDETAGIKNAAEKIAWGKLVNAGQTCIAPDYVFVHETKIEEFITHYKSAAEDMFLHKNGQANESAYAKIINMRHFDRLTGLIRDAVKKGAEIAWGGDSVILEHTIYPTVLRNVDFDSRIMQEEIFGPVLPVIPYTNLETPVRIINEKSKPLALYIFSESKSNIKHLLKSTSSGGACVNDVLIHISNPNLPFGGVNESGTGSCHGIFGFKTFSHERAVVFQSKANLSGMIYPPYDKKGWILKMLEKLM; this is encoded by the coding sequence ATGACATCAATCATCAATTCTGTTTTTGAGGCTCAGCAAAAAAACAAATACACACTCAGACTGAGTACGGCTACGGAGCGGATTGATAAATTACACTTATTAAAATCCGCCATAGCAGAACATGAAGAAGAAGTTTACGCCGCTTTACAAAGGGATTTGAGAAAAAGCAAATTTGAAGCTGCCGTTACAGAACTCATTTTCACCTACAGTGAAATAGATTTTGCAATCAAAAATCTGAGAAACTGGATGCAGCCCAAATATGCAGGTAAAAGCATTGCAAGCCTGCTGGCCAGAAACAGAATTTACTATGAACCAAAAGGTGTTTGTCTGATTATTTCTCCCTGGAATTATCCGTTCCAGCTCCTGATGAGTCCACTCACCTCAGCTATTGCTGCGGGTAACTGCGTGATTTTAAAACCCTCAGAATTCAGTGCCGCAACCAGTGCCGTCATTGCAAAAATTATCAGAAAAGTCTTTAATAAAAATGAAGTCGCCTGTTTTGAAGGTGACGACTCTGTTTCTAAAACACTGCTGACTCTTCCTTTCGATCATATTTTTTTCACCGGAAGCACTGTAGTCGGGAAAATCGTCATGAAAGCAGCAGCAGAACATCTTACTTCTGTTACTCTTGAACTGGGTGGCAAATCACCGGTGATTATAGACGAAACCGCAGGAATCAAAAATGCAGCAGAAAAAATAGCCTGGGGCAAACTGGTCAATGCCGGACAGACCTGCATTGCACCTGATTATGTTTTTGTTCATGAAACTAAAATAGAAGAATTCATAACACACTATAAATCAGCCGCAGAGGATATGTTCCTCCATAAAAACGGGCAGGCCAACGAATCAGCTTATGCAAAAATCATTAACATGAGACATTTTGACCGTTTAACCGGCCTGATCAGGGATGCGGTAAAAAAAGGTGCCGAAATTGCCTGGGGAGGAGACTCTGTGATATTAGAACATACGATCTATCCAACGGTACTCCGCAATGTTGATTTCGACAGCAGGATCATGCAGGAAGAGATATTTGGTCCTGTACTGCCTGTCATACCCTATACCAATCTGGAAACCCCTGTCAGAATAATTAACGAAAAAAGTAAACCTCTGGCCCTGTATATTTTCAGTGAAAGCAAATCGAATATTAAACATCTGCTAAAAAGCACAAGTTCTGGCGGTGCCTGCGTTAATGATGTACTTATTCATATTTCCAATCCCAATCTGCCTTTTGGAGGAGTAAATGAAAGCGGAACCGGCAGCTGTCATGGTATTTTTGGCTTCAAAACATTTTCGCACGAAAGAGCTGTTGTCTTTCAGTCAAAAGCAAACCTGTCCGGAATGATCTATCCGCCTTACGATAAAAAAGGATGGATTTTAAAAATGCTGGAAAAACTGATGTAG